AAACCTCTTTCGACTAGTGCACCAGCATGCCAGGAAGCATCACCGCCAACTTATGTGCCGGCGGGCGGGCGCAGTGAACGGGCAAGTAACTGGCTATTGAGTATAGCCGCTCAACGCGGTGTTTCCTCGCTCCGCAATGAGATTTACTACGGATTGAGGAGCCACTACCCGCAACCTATCAGCTTGACCAAGGGCAAAGCGAATAAGCCAATCCACTGATCCCATTGGCATCGTTGCAGCTACTTCCCCATTTCCTAAGTCTTCACCTAGGCGCATGTCGTAATACTCAGCCAGCCACGTGAATTCTTGGTTAATTGCTAGTTGCACGGTGTCCCCATCGCCCAAATTAAAGGGTGAAGAGGCATCAAAGTCGAGGTCTTTTAAGTGCGGTTGGGATTTTTCCTCCACGATGCGAGCCTTACTAATGCGGTCGATGCGGAAGGTGCGATGCGCTTGCTTTGTTTCCTCCCAAGCGGCCACGTAGGGCTCAGAATCGACGATGAAAATGCGGGCTGGGTCCACCACCCTCTCGGATTCAGCATTTGAGGAAGCGCTCCAGTAACGCAGCCGTACCCGCTTTCTTTCGTTGACCGCTTGGGTCAAAAGTGCCTGGATATCCGTCTCTTCTGGGGCGGGAGTAGACAGCGACTCATAGATGGCGACTGTCTTTTCGTCCATGATGCCGCGTAGCTTAGCGGCGGCGGATTCGACAGCGTGGGCGTCGATTAGCCCGGGCATCGCCTGCAAGGACTCCAGGGTAAGGAGCAAAGCACCGGCTTCCGTCGGGGTAAGGCGCAGCGCTTGGCTCAAGCCCTGATCGTTGTGAATGGTTACCCCATCGCGATAACTGAAGGTGAGATCAATGAGATCCTCGGTATTGCGCCCAGTACCGGAACAAAAGAGCCGATCGAGGGCTTCTTTCAATTCGCCAGGATCCATACCCAAATCTTTGGCCGCTTCCATGGGCGTCTTGTCTGGGTGATTTTTGAAGTATGGAATCAGATTCAAAGAGCGCACGAGCGCCTGAAGCTTTAGTGATCCATCAGCCATGTCTAGCCTTCCTCCTGCGATTGCGACACCCTGCGTAAAAGGGAGATGACCTCTTGGCGTACCCCGACTGGTT
This genomic stretch from Corynebacterium tuberculostearicum harbors:
- a CDS encoding helix-turn-helix transcriptional regulator, translated to MADGSLKLQALVRSLNLIPYFKNHPDKTPMEAAKDLGMDPGELKEALDRLFCSGTGRNTEDLIDLTFSYRDGVTIHNDQGLSQALRLTPTEAGALLLTLESLQAMPGLIDAHAVESAAAKLRGIMDEKTVAIYESLSTPAPEETDIQALLTQAVNERKRVRLRYWSASSNAESERVVDPARIFIVDSEPYVAAWEETKQAHRTFRIDRISKARIVEEKSQPHLKDLDFDASSPFNLGDGDTVQLAINQEFTWLAEYYDMRLGEDLGNGEVAATMPMGSVDWLIRFALGQADRLRVVAPQSVVNLIAERGNTALSGYTQ